The DNA window TGACAGAGAAAAAAGATTTTCGTGATCCTAAGAAAAAGGAAACAGAAAAATTAGTTCATAAACTAGTTGAAGCAATTGATGAGCACCCAGATAAAGTAAAAAATTATTATGATTTAGGTTCTTTGCTAACCCGGTTAAATGACTATCAACAAGCAGAAGAACTCTTTATGAAGGCTTTGGGGATTTTTGAGGCAAAGGGCAACAAGGATGCTATGAACCTCTTAAACTACGGTCTTGGTAACCTTTACTATGAGATTGGCAAAGTTAATGAGGCAATTAAGCTTTACAATAAGATTGATGATCCTAAACTCAAAGCTGATTCTTATCTTATGTTAGCCCAAAGCTATATGAAAAAGGGACAATACAAGCAAGCAGTTGCTTATGGATTAACTGCCCTTGAATTACGTCCAGACGATCCTGAAATTAATCAGGTAATTGGTGATTCATTATTAGCATTAGGTGAATTTAAACAGGCTAAGGCTTACTATGATGCAATTCTAAAGTATCATCCGGGCCGTGCTGATACGCAATTTAATCGCGGAATTGTAGCAATGGTTCTTGGTGAGCCATATAAAGACTACCTTGCGCAAGCTAAGCAGTTAGATCCTAACTACTACCATAAGAGTGAGCAACGACTTAATGATATTGAAAAAACGCTTCAGGCAACGCAAAAGAAAGATTAGCAACATGAAAGGATGACTTCTATGGCTGAAGAAATCGACCTATTTAAGACGCCAACGGAGCCGTCTTTTTTTATTGGTCAGGTACAATCTGAGATTTTTACTAGTCCAGATTCGTTTTTTAAAGTTTTAATTGTCTCGGTTGAAGAAGCGAATTTTGATTGGCACGAGCCGGAAATTACTGTAACCGGAAGTTTTGGTGATCTTAGTGATGATCAAACTTACCGCTTTGAGGGAAAAATTGTTGAGCATCCACGATATGGACAACAATTTCAAGCTACTTCTTACCATGTTAACCGTCCTACAAGCAAGGATGGGTTAGTTGATTTCTTGTCTGGAAAACAATTTACCGGAATTGGAAAAAAGACGGCTGAAAAAATTGTCGACAAGTTAGGAACGGATGCAATTAATAAAATTATTGCTGACCCTCATGTTTTAGATGAATTAAAACTCCGCAAAGCAGTTAAGGATTCATTAGTTGATAATTTACGGGCAAACCAGGGGATGGATGAGATTATTATCGGCCTAAATGATCTCGGCTTTGGCGCTAACCTTAGTAGTGCAATTTTTGACAAGTACGGGGAAGAAACTCTACATATTATTAATGAAAATCCCTATCAACTCGTCACTGAAATAGATGGAATTAGTTTTAATCGTGCTGATCAGGTGGCACAAAAATTAGGAATTGCCACGGATGATTCACGCCGGATTGATGCAGCAATTATCCAGACGCTTGATGATTTGACAATGGAAACCGGTGATACATTTACTACAACAAAACCTCTTCTGCAGCAAACTATCCAGTTGCTTGCCCAAGGAAGTGGTGGCCGTGTTTCTACAGATTTGATTGCCAACCAAATTGTTGAGTTGGAGAAAAATCAAGAAATTAGTTACGCTGATGAAAAAATTTATCCAACTGCCCTTTATAACGCGGAATGGCAAATTGCTGATCACTTGCATCGTCTTCTTACCGTTGACCAGAAAAAATTACCAGCAACGACTATTGAAAAAACAGTTACGAAGGTTGCCGAGCAATCGGGAATAACCTATGATCAAGTTCAAAAAGAGGCTATCAAAACAGCCTTAAATAGTAAAGTCATGCTTCTTACGGGCGGCCCGGGAACGGGAAAAACAACAATTATTAAGGGAATTGTAGCAAGTTATGCGAAAATTCATGATCTCTCATTAGACGTAAATGAATATAAAGAAAAGTCTTTTCCTGTTTTACTAGCTGCTCCTACAGGCCGTGCTGCTAAACGAATGAGTGAAGCTACTGATTTACCAGCAAGTACAATTCACCGCTTACTAGGGCTTAATGGCCGGGAAATGCCAACTGATATGAATGCCCGCGATTTAGAAGGCTCGTTATTGATTATTGATGAAATGTCGATGGTTGATACGCTTTTGTTTAAGACTCTTATTCAAGCCGTTCCTACTTCTATGCATGTAGTTTTAGTAGGTGATAAGGACCAATTACCATCTGTTGGTCCTGGACAAGTTTTTCATGATCTTCTTGATTTTGCAGAACTGCCAAAAGTTGAACTAACCAATATTCACCGCCAGGCTGCTGATTCAACAATCATTCCATTAGCTCATGCTATCAAAGAGGGTAAGCTACCATCAGATCTAACAAATAAAATGCCAGATCGATCATTTATCTCATGTCATGCTAACCAAGTGCCAAGTGTGGTCCAACAAATTATTGACCTTTCTAAAAAACGAGCTTATTCCGCAAATGATATTCAAATCTTGGCACCAATGTACCGGGGACAAGCAGGGATCGACCGGTTGAATGAACTTGCGCAACAGGCATATAATCCCCCAGCTAATGGAAAACAAGAAGTCGATTTTAGGGGACTGACTTTTCGCGTTGGAGATAAGGTCCTGCAACTCGTTAATGTTCCAGAAAAAAATATTTTTAACGGTGATATTGGACAAATTACAGCAATTGAAAGCGGTAAGACAGTCGGCAAGAAAAATGAATCAATTACTGTCGATTTTGATGGTAATGAAGTGAGTTATAGCCGAATGGAATGGAATCAATTACGGTTAGCTTATTGTATTTCGATCCATAAAGCACAGGGAAGTCAGTTTAAGATGGTTCTTTTACCGATTGTTCAGCAGTTTAGCCGAATGCTTCAACGAAATCTTTTATATACAGCGATTACCCGTGCCGCAGAAAAGTTAGTCTTGATCGGTGAGCCGTATGCGGTTGTGACTAGTGTAAAAAATGAAGCGGTTAACCGGAAAACTTCTTTGGTTGATCGCCTCGGCAAAGTTTGGAATAAGCATGGTGAATTAAAAT is part of the Limosilactobacillus reuteri genome and encodes:
- a CDS encoding ATP-dependent RecD-like DNA helicase; amino-acid sequence: MAEEIDLFKTPTEPSFFIGQVQSEIFTSPDSFFKVLIVSVEEANFDWHEPEITVTGSFGDLSDDQTYRFEGKIVEHPRYGQQFQATSYHVNRPTSKDGLVDFLSGKQFTGIGKKTAEKIVDKLGTDAINKIIADPHVLDELKLRKAVKDSLVDNLRANQGMDEIIIGLNDLGFGANLSSAIFDKYGEETLHIINENPYQLVTEIDGISFNRADQVAQKLGIATDDSRRIDAAIIQTLDDLTMETGDTFTTTKPLLQQTIQLLAQGSGGRVSTDLIANQIVELEKNQEISYADEKIYPTALYNAEWQIADHLHRLLTVDQKKLPATTIEKTVTKVAEQSGITYDQVQKEAIKTALNSKVMLLTGGPGTGKTTIIKGIVASYAKIHDLSLDVNEYKEKSFPVLLAAPTGRAAKRMSEATDLPASTIHRLLGLNGREMPTDMNARDLEGSLLIIDEMSMVDTLLFKTLIQAVPTSMHVVLVGDKDQLPSVGPGQVFHDLLDFAELPKVELTNIHRQAADSTIIPLAHAIKEGKLPSDLTNKMPDRSFISCHANQVPSVVQQIIDLSKKRAYSANDIQILAPMYRGQAGIDRLNELAQQAYNPPANGKQEVDFRGLTFRVGDKVLQLVNVPEKNIFNGDIGQITAIESGKTVGKKNESITVDFDGNEVSYSRMEWNQLRLAYCISIHKAQGSQFKMVLLPIVQQFSRMLQRNLLYTAITRAAEKLVLIGEPYAVVTSVKNEAVNRKTSLVDRLGKVWNKHGELKSKLDHQTDSLTKELSSPQTAQRQPEQLINNDAQQYILTAALINSEAIDPLIGMENISLQSLHQAK
- a CDS encoding tetratricopeptide repeat protein, with product MTEKKDFRDPKKKETEKLVHKLVEAIDEHPDKVKNYYDLGSLLTRLNDYQQAEELFMKALGIFEAKGNKDAMNLLNYGLGNLYYEIGKVNEAIKLYNKIDDPKLKADSYLMLAQSYMKKGQYKQAVAYGLTALELRPDDPEINQVIGDSLLALGEFKQAKAYYDAILKYHPGRADTQFNRGIVAMVLGEPYKDYLAQAKQLDPNYYHKSEQRLNDIEKTLQATQKKD